agaccagaccagaccagaccagtcCTGACCCGACCAGTCCTGTCCAGACCAGTCCTGACCAGGCCAGTCCTGACTAGACCAGACCAGAccccagaccagaccagaccccagaccagaccagaccagaccagaccagaccagtcTAGTccagtctagtctagtctagtctagtctagtctagtctagtccAGTCCAGAAAAGACCAGTCCAGTCCTGTCCAGACCAGTCCTGTCCAGACCAGGCCAGTcctgaccagaccagaccagaccagaccagaccagaccccAGACCAGACCAGTCTAGTCCAGTccagtctagtctagtctagtctagtctagtctagtccagtccagtccagaaAAGACCAGTCCTGTCCAGACCAATCCAaaccagtccagtccagtctagactagactagaccaGTCCAGACAAGGCCAGTCCAGACCAGACCAGAACAACAAACTTCACCTTTAATCAAACCATTCCAgtgatttgggatctcacagaaactcgcgtgatttaacgtagattctaaacaaaagtacaaaatatcTCTTTTCCCTGTCAACTCGCTGTCATTGGTTATTTCAGGGCTTCTGTTCCCGCCCCCAATCACCGTTCAGACGTAAATATCCTGTCACATGTATGATATTTAtggtctgttaatccctcacacatCTGAAAACACTCACCATGGTCAGAAGAAACAGGTCAGGGCCCCTCCCCCTAATGTGGGGGAGGGGCTTAAGGAGCACAGGCATCCTATACACCGGGGGAGGGGCCttacaagacacaggtgaaaatcaagacacaggtgaatcataTCAGGACGGAGCTAGTGATGCCAAGAGCGGGAAAACTGAAGGAAACGTGaacatcatgttttcatgagtTTCTctctgagacaaaaacaatgaaacgtGTCTTAAAGTGTGAGCAGTGATGCTCTTCTGGGATTTGCTGAGTCATGCCTGGCCACGACTCATGACGCAGATGTTCAGGGTTCCTGTCAGTCTCGTGTTTCCTCTGGAGACTCGGCGACTCGTCATTAATCAGCGACTTTACAGgaatcccagtgtgtgtgtgtgtgtgtgtgaaagctcCTGGATTAAATCAGATGTTCTTTCTCTCCTGGTTCTGAACATACTTTTGTCCTGAGTCTCAGGATTTGATAAAAACAACTCGGTCTTTTCCAGGTTTTCCTTGACTCTCTTCGGAAAAGTGATGACTCAGCATCTTCAGTGTAGCTGTGGTGTGAGAGTGGAGTTCAAATATGAACAGAAAAACCTGTAGTTTAATGACAAAATGTCGACCAGTGAAAgtgattttaatctgaaaattacaatgtatgtttttatttgttctgcTCAGGTTCACAAGAAAAcgttgtctttctctgtgttttgtttgctcttctttgtgttttcatggagACAAActtattcttttaaaaaacagatgAGGAAAAAACATCAGTTTTCTGAAAAGTGGACGGGGGTTTGAAGAAAACACTGCTGCGTTTTAGTTTTTGAAGAGAACagaagtgtgttttaatgtggacGGAGGTTCGaagaaaacactgctgctgttttagtTTTTGAAGAGAACagaagtgtgttttaatgtggacGGAGGTTCGaagaaaacactgctgctgttttagtTTTTGAAGAGAACagaagtgtgttttaatgtggacGGAGGTTCaagaaaacactgctgctgttttagtTTTGAAAGAGAACAGAAGTGTGTTTAATGTTAGGTTCaagaaaacactgctgctgtttttagtTTTGAAGAGAACagaagtgtgttttaatgtggacGGAGGTTCaagaaaacactgctgctgttttagtTTTTGAAGAAACAgtagtgtgttttaatgtggacGGAGGTTCGaagaaaacactgctgctgttttagtttttaaagagaacagaagtgtgttttaatgtggacGGAGGTTcgaagaaaacactgcagttaaaaatattcacttcCTGATCAGTTAATGAACACAAACCTCTTCACCTTTGACTCAATAACCCAGTGAACTAGTTATAAAAGTTAACCCGTGATGACTCACGTGTGTAATCAGGAAAATGCCgtgaccttttgacctttgaGTGAAGATTAGGAGATGACTGATATTGACCTTAAACAAAGACCGACCTCAGGACTGGACTTGGTACTTTATCTTTAGACAAAAACTGAGCAGATAACTGCACTGCTATTATTGTGTGAATATTGTTTAATTGTTGTGTTAAATTTGTGATGAGCACGTACTCGCACACCGAGGTCACATGCTGCTCTGTATGTACCTGTTTATGTAACCAACACTCGctccgctctgtgtgtgtgtctgtgtgtgtgttatatatcTTAGTGGCAACGCATCTACCCCTTAACTTAACCCTTAACTCAATTCTAACCCTTAAAcctggtcttaaccctgaaaaagaccTTGTAAAATTGTGAGAacgagacaaaatgtcctcactcgtAAAACTGTATGATTTAtaccaaagacacacacacacacacacactgagaaagagagagagtattGTGTCATCCTGTCACTCTccgtctctcctccctccctctctctctctctctctctcatataaAGTGGAGCTCAGTCGTTTCTGCTGGTCCCACAGTTTGCTGAGTCAGCCTTGACTTCAGGAGTTGTCCAGGAGAAGCTGAGCTGATCTCCACGCTGTCTTCTGAAGGACCTGGAGGACctggaggacctggaggagcatcagcagcagcagcaggaggtcactgagaagaagaaaagctgtCCACAGAGAGTGGAGACGATGCAGCGGAGACGTGTCTTCagtcagagagcagcagcagtgactctgTGTGTCCTGCTGTTCATGGCGACTCAGCAGGTGAGCGACCTGGACCTGACACAGAGGTCAACACAGAGGTCAACACAAAACGACCGTCGTTTATGAtggtgaagaggaaaaaagagagactaACTTAAACTATGAGGAGATGAACTGgttaaaaagttaaagttgGCAGAGGTTAAACACAAAGTTAAACATTTAAGAACAAGTTTTCTCAACCTGGAAAGTTTCCAGGTCGATCGATACAGACTTTTATTGATCTGAAAAGTGtttactgagaaaaaaagagaagctgtttttccacagaaaagaaaatctgatgtgtgtgtgtgtgtgtgtgtgtcacaggtgtgtgcagctccgccccctcagGTGAGGTCCAGCTCGGTCCACAGTCCAGACGCACACGGTGTCCCCGCGGTGAGGAGAGTGGCTCGCATGACTCCGCTGTGGAGAATCATGAACAGTAAACCGTTCGGAGCTTATTGTCAAAACAACTACGAGTGTTCTACAGGAATCTGCAGgtgaatgtgacacacacacacacacacacacacacacacacacagacacacacaagagaatcattgcaaataaaagtttacttttgtctAAATTGTGTGTAAATGATTGTTGTGGTGATTTTTGTGTTTAGTCAAATCTGAGTTAAATCTGTTCACGTCAAGTTCAAATATAATATAGTTGTTgtttcactctgtgtgtttgtgtgtctgtttgtgtgtctgtgtgtcttcagAGGTGGACACTGCTCCAACAGCCCGCGCTCGCTGTCTGAAATCATCAACGACTGAACGGACGCCGGCGCGGACCACGAGCGAGTTCGCTAACGGACAACGAGAAAAACATCAACAGGAAGTGCACGGACGTAGAAACTCTCCACCAGATTATGATAATCTGGTGGAGAGTTTCTACACAGTGCTGCCCCCACTGGTGTCTGTGGACACGTCGACACGCAACCATTTAATACGTGAAATACCAAAAAGTGATGAGCTAGTTTAGCTGTGGCGCTAACGTTAGCCTCGGGTGTGACGCAGCTTTTTTACGATTTCTGAGGcgagtgaaacacaaacagggagAGGAATTCAAAATAAGGtccatttgtgtttcctttcagattatttttaaaatcccGTTGCGTTCTAATCTCAAAGCGTAAACAGAGAAGAACAAACTGACCCTGAACCGACAAAGTCTGACGCCTGCGGGAGATTAGCTACAAGGTTTTATTATCCACAGCCTGATATGAagaggattattattattatcatttttattatcattgttatttgctactttttgtctgttttcacagCTGTTGTTGCTGGAAAATCACAGCAAcgagaaaatgttcacatttaagaagcagaaagaaaTGACGTCATGAGATTAAGTTTCTGTGGTTAAAAAGAAACGAGGACATAATTCACGAGAAGTGAtttctgtgatgttttatttagtattttttcagtttaaatgtttgttttgtgtcggTGGACGTTTCAGAATAATCCCTCACTGACTGGAGTCATGTTTCAGCAGAAGTTTGTGCTTTTTAATCTGCacacattcttttattttgcacatcagaattttcacacacacacacacgcgcactcTGCTCGTCCTTCTCTCTGCACTCAACATGTTTGACTGATGTTTGAGGacatttgcactttttaaacCCAAATTATCTTTGTACTGTGTCCCGGTGTCCACTCGATGGACTGTGTCCCAGTGTCCACTCGATGAACCTGTGTTAGAGGTCAGAGCTGCAGGAagtggaataaaaacatttcaaccaAAAACAAACGTCTGTGATTTATGGTTTGAATCATttctgcatgaatgtgtgtgtgtgtgtgactgaatcaAGTCTCCAGACCAAACCAGACCAAACCTGAGCCAAGTCTCCAGAAAAAACCAGAGCCAAGAGCCAAACCAGTCTCCAGATTAAACCTGAGCCAAGTCTCCAGAACAAACCAGATTAAACCTGAGCCAAGTCTCCAGACCAAACCAGACTAAACCAGAGCCAAGTCTCCAGACCAAACCAGACCAAACCTGAGCCAAGTCTCCAGAAAACCAGAGCCAAGTCTCCAGACCAAACCAGAGCCAAGTTCCAGATTAAACCTGAGCCAAGTCTCCAGACCAAACCAGATTAAACCTGAGCCAAGTCTCCAGACCAAACCAGGGCCAAGTCTCCAGACCAAACCAGACTAAACCAGAGCCAAGTCTCCAGACCAAACCAGACTAAACCTGAGCCAAGTCTCCAGACCAAACCAGAGCCAAGTCTCCAGACCAAACCAGACTAAACCTGAGCCAAGTCTCCAGACCTGAGCCAAGTCTCCAGACAAAACCTGAGCCAAGTCTCCAGACCAAACCAGAGCCAAGTCTCCAGACCAAACCAGAGCCAAGTCTCCAGACAAACCTGAGCCAAGTCTCCAGACCAAACCAGACTAAACCTGAGCCAAGTCTCCAGACCAAACCACTAAACCTGAGCCAAGTCTCCAGACCAAACCA
The nucleotide sequence above comes from Solea senegalensis isolate Sse05_10M linkage group LG3, IFAPA_SoseM_1, whole genome shotgun sequence. Encoded proteins:
- the LOC122766129 gene encoding liver-expressed antimicrobial peptide 2-like; translated protein: MQRRRVFSQRAAAVTLCVLLFMATQQVCAAPPPQVRSSSVHSPDAHGVPAVRRVARMTPLWRIMNSKPFGAYCQNNYECSTGICRGGHCSNSPRSLSEIIND